One genomic window of Humidesulfovibrio mexicanus includes the following:
- a CDS encoding lipopolysaccharide assembly protein LapA domain-containing protein: MRYLKFLGMLILFVASMLFFVQNNQPLSTAVQLEFSILSFHLYSLPLPVYLLVLISFLLGALVCLAFFVVERIRLGFELKSLRTRYAALEDEALTLRTLPLNQAQNQTGIQPSGSSASEL, translated from the coding sequence ATGCGCTATTTGAAATTCCTTGGAATGCTGATTCTGTTCGTCGCCTCAATGCTGTTCTTCGTGCAGAACAATCAGCCCCTTTCAACCGCAGTGCAGTTGGAGTTCAGCATCCTTTCCTTTCACCTGTATTCCCTGCCCCTGCCTGTGTATTTGTTGGTGCTCATCTCTTTTCTTCTGGGCGCCCTGGTCTGCCTGGCTTTCTTCGTGGTGGAGCGCATCCGTCTGGGCTTTGAGCTCAAAAGCCTGCGCACCCGGTATGCAGCGCTTGAGGACGAAGCCCTTACGCTCCGCACCCTGCCGCTGAACCAGGCTCAGAACCAAACCGGAATCCAGCCTTCGGGATCATCGGCATCTGAACTGTAG